The following are from one region of the Myxococcales bacterium genome:
- a CDS encoding metallophosphoesterase: protein MKHLATLFLASTLVLACAEDGAFVRDGGVPCVGDAGVGFSLHDGSLADEGAADCIPASGAGLRAAVWELRDARTGLAGLSRALQDAGFQVVRLPLDRDPDTLGVDLIALGSFVSDDPRYATYASARAAGMQRFVDAGGTLLQLTQASEREGQPALLPANLSFKRTPEDIAEVFVVAPGHPLVANLAEADRTDRLILMPSPTPPSGIPLRPACWDCLYDQTGFSVLIAGRRNGEFPALLEGASASGAGRVLMTALPLDKLTDNKGRVVVEPEVSFRAQTFFRNLGTYVHLLERGLLGPPQVTAPYVPPAPSVFEPGSTSLIVFPDTQNYSYISGPFDGPSIFRRQTSWAAENLGALSTIILVNVGDIVERNDDAEWAVAAGAFGLLPPTQPLLLSTGNHDHGLNGAGVPRGTKFDQYFPLSRFAGMPTFGGALDTAENSYHLVDINGEPWVVLGLEWAPRDTTLAWAKGVLAAHANRRAIVTTHAYMYFDETRYDFQRRSASQAWNPHWYFGPTAEGAAINDGQEIWDELIRVSPNVRIVLSGHVAKDGLGRMVSKNDAGIEVHQLAVNYQERPLGGGGFLRIFEFLANRATVRARSYSPHLNTYLTDDQNQFEFTIAP from the coding sequence ATGAAGCACTTGGCGACTCTCTTCCTGGCGTCAACCTTGGTACTGGCGTGCGCTGAGGATGGCGCATTCGTTCGGGATGGTGGCGTGCCCTGCGTTGGCGATGCAGGCGTGGGCTTCTCCCTTCATGATGGCTCCCTTGCCGACGAAGGGGCCGCGGACTGCATTCCGGCCTCCGGCGCCGGCTTGCGCGCCGCCGTTTGGGAATTGAGGGACGCCCGCACCGGGTTGGCCGGTCTTTCACGAGCTCTGCAGGACGCCGGCTTCCAGGTGGTGAGGCTACCGCTCGACAGGGACCCCGATACGCTGGGGGTCGACCTGATCGCCCTTGGCAGCTTCGTCTCTGACGATCCTCGCTATGCCACCTATGCATCCGCCCGTGCCGCAGGCATGCAGCGCTTTGTCGACGCTGGGGGAACCTTGCTCCAGCTGACGCAGGCTTCCGAGCGCGAAGGGCAGCCTGCGCTCTTACCTGCGAACCTTTCTTTCAAGCGCACCCCCGAGGACATCGCCGAAGTGTTCGTCGTGGCGCCGGGTCACCCGCTGGTGGCAAACCTGGCCGAGGCAGACCGCACCGATCGCCTCATCCTGATGCCCAGCCCCACCCCGCCCTCGGGCATTCCCTTGCGACCCGCGTGTTGGGACTGTTTATACGACCAAACCGGCTTTTCCGTTCTCATCGCTGGACGTCGCAACGGCGAGTTCCCCGCACTCCTGGAAGGCGCTTCGGCCAGTGGTGCCGGCAGAGTGCTGATGACGGCACTGCCTTTGGACAAGCTGACCGACAACAAGGGCCGTGTGGTCGTGGAGCCCGAGGTGTCTTTCCGAGCCCAGACGTTCTTCAGGAACCTCGGTACGTACGTTCATCTTCTCGAGCGGGGCCTTCTCGGGCCACCGCAAGTCACCGCCCCTTACGTTCCTCCCGCGCCGAGTGTGTTCGAGCCCGGCAGTACGTCCCTCATCGTGTTCCCTGACACGCAGAATTATTCGTACATCAGCGGCCCCTTTGACGGCCCCAGCATCTTCCGTCGCCAAACATCCTGGGCGGCCGAAAACCTGGGGGCCCTCTCGACAATCATTCTCGTCAACGTGGGCGACATCGTCGAACGGAATGACGATGCCGAGTGGGCCGTCGCCGCCGGCGCGTTTGGTCTGCTTCCCCCAACCCAGCCCTTGCTTCTTTCCACGGGCAATCACGACCATGGACTCAACGGCGCGGGGGTCCCCCGCGGAACGAAGTTCGATCAATACTTCCCACTCAGCCGCTTTGCTGGCATGCCCACGTTTGGTGGCGCCCTCGATACGGCAGAGAACAGCTACCATCTCGTCGACATCAATGGCGAGCCTTGGGTGGTGCTGGGCTTGGAGTGGGCGCCCCGCGATACGACGTTGGCGTGGGCCAAAGGCGTGCTTGCCGCGCACGCCAACCGCCGGGCCATCGTCACCACGCACGCCTATATGTACTTCGACGAGACTCGCTACGACTTCCAACGCCGAAGCGCCTCCCAAGCCTGGAATCCTCACTGGTACTTTGGCCCCACGGCCGAGGGCGCCGCCATCAACGACGGCCAAGAGATCTGGGACGAGCTCATCCGCGTCTCACCGAACGTGCGCATCGTGCTGAGCGGACATGTTGCCAAGGATGGGCTTGGCCGCATGGTCAGCAAAAACGACGCGGGCATCGAGGTGCACCAGCTGGCCGTCAACTACCAAGAGCGCCCCCTCGGCGGCGGTGGGTTCCTCCGCATCTTCGAGTTCCTCGCCAACAGAGCCACCGTACGAGCCCGCTCCTACTCTCCCCATCTCAACACCTACCTGACCGACGACCAAAACCAGTTCGAGTTCACGATAGCGCCCTGA
- a CDS encoding glycoside hydrolase family 55 protein has product MKYDVRKLACVLCFFAACSAGVSPGEEDGPGGSGSGGEENAGGTNPGSGGRGGTAGRAGGAGGGSAKGGSAGSDAPDEPAGGSGGGLTSSGGMTGGGSSQGGAPPLPGPPPQGKSLFAHHHGFEPKFVEPPGSGMANIKRDFNAVGDGKADDTQAFKKAIEGDDPRTIFIPAGTYLIKSPLRYGEAAMKKKRVLLIGEQRSRTIIRLADKAAGFGNVNEPRVFIHTRASAQQAEQNMHMYIYHLTIEIGKDNPGAIALNFHTNNTGAIKDVAVRAADPVNHPGHVGVAFDDIWFGPGNARYLDIDGFRTGIRIGSAQNHTTLEHISVRHCETGLENTGYGVSIRNLQTFGCKRALKASGGLTVLVDSTFAEGPGGTAVELGEGRALLSDVNTSGYETAIDAKSGKVTGPKIGTWTSSPPTGSWPNTGRGPLNLPVQESPERQYPTDPTRYAVVGGSGDISQALQAAIDGGKETIYITGGNIEKTVELRNKVQKLMGLGVRTLNYKTGTTPVFRLGAGESEAVILELLYENYGSTSGVTVEQAAPRTVVFRHGSGSYRTAAGGKGGRVFIESIVGHPFLFDGVDAWVRDINTEMGGNDRANIVNTASKVWILGQKTEDYATKLATRDGGRTELLGGTYRQNWDAADGVNALIEGNPLFVIDNASASLSYVTWATHDGAPVYKYLVRERQGTETRNWVNTKNGGKGEGNEALYVGLEP; this is encoded by the coding sequence ATGAAGTACGATGTTCGGAAGCTCGCGTGCGTCTTGTGTTTTTTCGCGGCCTGCAGCGCCGGCGTCTCGCCCGGTGAGGAGGACGGCCCCGGGGGCAGCGGCAGCGGCGGGGAGGAGAACGCGGGAGGGACGAATCCGGGCAGCGGCGGACGCGGGGGCACCGCGGGCCGCGCAGGCGGCGCGGGAGGCGGCAGTGCGAAAGGCGGCAGTGCGGGCAGCGATGCACCGGATGAGCCCGCGGGCGGCAGCGGCGGGGGCCTGACGTCCAGCGGAGGCATGACGGGCGGCGGCTCGAGCCAAGGCGGGGCGCCTCCGCTGCCCGGCCCTCCCCCACAGGGAAAGTCCCTCTTCGCGCATCATCACGGCTTCGAGCCCAAGTTCGTCGAGCCACCGGGAAGCGGGATGGCCAACATCAAACGCGACTTCAACGCCGTGGGCGACGGCAAAGCCGACGATACGCAAGCCTTCAAAAAGGCGATCGAAGGCGACGACCCCCGCACGATCTTCATTCCTGCGGGCACTTACCTCATCAAGTCGCCGCTGCGCTACGGCGAGGCGGCCATGAAGAAAAAACGGGTGTTGCTGATCGGCGAGCAGCGCAGCCGCACCATCATTCGTCTGGCGGACAAGGCCGCAGGCTTCGGCAACGTCAACGAGCCGCGCGTGTTCATCCACACCCGCGCCTCGGCCCAGCAGGCCGAGCAGAACATGCACATGTACATCTATCACCTGACGATCGAGATCGGCAAAGACAACCCCGGCGCGATCGCCTTGAACTTTCACACCAACAACACGGGCGCGATCAAAGACGTCGCCGTGCGGGCGGCTGACCCGGTCAACCATCCGGGCCACGTGGGCGTGGCCTTCGATGACATCTGGTTTGGCCCCGGCAACGCCCGCTACCTGGACATCGACGGGTTCCGCACAGGCATCCGGATCGGCAGCGCGCAGAACCACACCACGCTCGAGCACATCAGCGTGCGCCACTGCGAAACCGGCCTCGAGAACACGGGCTACGGCGTGAGCATCCGCAATCTGCAAACCTTCGGGTGCAAGCGCGCACTCAAGGCTTCGGGCGGACTCACCGTGCTGGTGGACTCGACGTTCGCAGAGGGCCCCGGCGGCACCGCCGTGGAGCTCGGTGAGGGCCGGGCGCTGCTCTCGGACGTGAACACCAGCGGCTACGAAACGGCCATCGATGCCAAGTCGGGCAAGGTCACCGGACCGAAGATCGGCACCTGGACGTCGTCGCCTCCCACGGGCAGCTGGCCCAACACCGGCAGAGGCCCCTTGAACCTTCCGGTGCAGGAGAGCCCCGAGCGGCAATATCCAACCGATCCCACCCGCTACGCCGTGGTGGGCGGCAGCGGAGACATCTCGCAAGCCCTGCAGGCGGCGATCGATGGCGGCAAAGAAACCATCTACATCACGGGAGGCAACATCGAAAAAACGGTCGAGTTGCGCAACAAGGTGCAGAAGCTCATGGGCCTGGGCGTTCGTACACTCAACTACAAAACGGGAACCACCCCCGTGTTTCGTTTGGGCGCGGGAGAGTCGGAGGCGGTGATCCTCGAGCTGCTCTACGAGAACTATGGCTCGACCTCAGGCGTAACGGTGGAACAGGCCGCTCCCCGCACCGTGGTTTTCCGGCACGGCAGTGGCTCGTACCGCACGGCTGCCGGCGGCAAGGGCGGACGCGTGTTCATCGAGAGCATCGTGGGCCACCCCTTCCTCTTCGACGGGGTGGACGCCTGGGTGCGCGACATCAACACCGAGATGGGCGGCAACGACCGCGCCAACATCGTGAACACGGCAAGCAAGGTCTGGATCTTGGGCCAGAAGACAGAGGACTACGCCACCAAGCTCGCCACGCGTGACGGCGGCCGCACCGAGCTTCTGGGCGGCACTTACCGTCAAAACTGGGACGCCGCCGACGGCGTCAATGCCCTCATCGAGGGCAACCCCTTGTTCGTGATCGACAACGCCAGCGCGAGCCTTTCGTATGTCACCTGGGCGACCCACGACGGTGCGCCCGTGTACAAGTACCTCGTGCGCGAACGCCAAGGCACCGAGACGCGCAACTGGGTGAACACCAAGAACGGCGGCAAAGGCGAGGGCAACGAAGCGCTGTACGTCGGCCTCGAGCCCTGA
- a CDS encoding ankyrin repeat domain-containing protein, translated as MPTKEEREDEDAVRAFRPKFWWLTRRRVASVGVLALLVVVLCAYLRGLYRNRHQMIADAAYAGDLRRVGTLLRWGLDPRMTRPPAINIAIEACNFDMLKLLADSGSELRRTWYNPVSLVAHKSADCPETAIRMLDYLVSRGADLNLPRAKDNRTQDSVRSLLRVTSPEVLRYFLARGVPPVQSDDVISLLDVRALRCEWRLILESGVDVNWRGPYGNTPLAEVERAERENIDSGCEMSDVEYARVLLENGADPNIPDNEGLTALDHAYERDVQNVELIALLEKHGAKSTRFKGAAEAASQSRSFQRRDLIRTYSQQLSPPDSLNGLKCDFIFRGQFGMETLISEDSWVLPLGQKREFDANCNVPSYLHFAVLRRDQTKDIPMSLNNRSNRGRIFVQFSERARNEELVVYHSASPIDDLGEALRKGQAYPFRRIDLTVWEGKD; from the coding sequence ATGCCGACGAAAGAAGAGCGCGAAGATGAAGATGCAGTCCGAGCCTTTCGGCCAAAATTCTGGTGGCTAACTCGCCGTAGGGTGGCGAGCGTTGGCGTGTTGGCGCTGCTCGTCGTCGTTCTTTGTGCCTACCTCCGCGGTCTTTACCGCAACCGCCACCAGATGATTGCGGACGCTGCGTATGCAGGTGATCTCCGACGAGTAGGGACCCTGCTTCGATGGGGACTGGATCCGAGAATGACTCGACCCCCGGCAATCAACATCGCCATCGAGGCTTGCAATTTCGACATGCTTAAGCTACTCGCCGACAGTGGCTCCGAGTTGAGGAGGACCTGGTACAACCCGGTCAGCTTAGTGGCGCACAAGTCTGCCGATTGTCCCGAGACTGCAATTAGAATGCTCGACTATCTCGTCTCTCGGGGCGCAGACTTGAACCTGCCTAGGGCCAAGGACAACCGCACTCAGGACTCCGTTCGGTCTTTGTTGCGAGTTACGTCGCCGGAAGTCTTGCGGTACTTCCTCGCGAGAGGGGTTCCTCCCGTTCAGTCCGACGACGTCATCTCGTTGCTGGATGTCCGAGCCCTTCGGTGTGAATGGAGGCTGATCCTCGAAAGCGGAGTCGATGTGAACTGGCGAGGGCCCTACGGGAATACTCCGCTTGCAGAAGTAGAGAGAGCAGAACGCGAAAATATCGATAGCGGATGTGAAATGAGCGATGTTGAGTATGCCCGAGTTCTTCTAGAGAACGGGGCCGACCCAAACATACCGGATAACGAGGGGTTGACTGCCCTTGATCATGCCTACGAGCGTGATGTCCAGAACGTGGAGTTGATTGCACTGCTTGAGAAGCACGGGGCGAAGAGCACTCGGTTCAAGGGCGCGGCTGAAGCTGCATCTCAATCACGATCCTTTCAACGCAGGGACCTCATTCGAACGTATTCGCAGCAGTTGTCGCCTCCCGATAGCCTGAATGGACTCAAGTGTGACTTCATATTCCGCGGTCAATTCGGAATGGAGACGCTGATCAGCGAAGACAGCTGGGTCCTTCCCCTCGGACAAAAGCGAGAGTTCGACGCAAACTGCAATGTCCCTTCATATCTCCACTTCGCTGTGCTGCGGAGGGATCAAACAAAAGACATTCCGATGAGCCTGAACAACCGCTCGAACAGAGGCCGAATATTCGTGCAGTTCTCTGAGCGCGCTCGAAATGAAGAGCTTGTCGTCTATCATTCTGCATCGCCTATCGATGACCTGGGGGAGGCATTGAGAAAGGGACAAGCCTACCCATTTCGACGGATAGACCTCACCGTGTGGGAAGGAAAGGACTGA